The Cytobacillus oceanisediminis genomic interval CGTATTGGCCTCCGTTTGTTTTGTTATTAGAAAGAATACGAATTCCCAGGAATGGAACATCGTATGCTCCGGCAATCTGCGCTGCTGCGGCGCCTTCCATTTCTTCTACTGATGTTCCGTAGTTTTCATGAAACCATCGGATGCGGTCAACTTCGTTATTCCATAGGTCCGCTGAACCGATTGTCCCCTCGACTACTTTGCCTTTCTTGTGCTTATCTTTTACTGCTTTGGCAGCAGCAAGAAGATTTTCATCTCCCTTATAATAACGAATCTTTTCTGCATCAGGGTCTTCACCGGCACTTCCCTCAGAAGCCATCAGGTCCATTGGAATCCAATTCGTTGGTTCAATCCCTTCCCCTTCTTCCAAATGACCAGTCTTCAATGATCCGATATTAACTGTTCTTTCTCCTAAAACGATATCATACACATTCAAGCTCGGATCATGGCCGCCTGAAGTCCCCTGATTGATGATGGCGGCTGGATCATACTTTTCAATAGCGATTGCTGTGGCAGCCGCTGTATTTTCCATGCCTTTTCCGGTTTTAGCAACAATAACTGGGTACTTGTCCAGCTTTCCTTTATAAAAAACAAAGTTCCCTGATTTTTCAACTTTAACTTTATCTAATCGTTCAGCAAACTTTTCGGCCTCGATTGGCATTGGCCCTTGGATAAGAATTGGCTTTTGGGCACCTTCAGCCTCTGTTTCTAATTTTGTGGCCGAAGAGCATCCTGCAAGCATCGCTGCAGACAGTGCTGCAATCGCAGCGAGTGAAGCTAATTTCTTTTTCATTGTACGTTCTCCCCTTTTCTTGTTGTCTAATACACCCGAAGTTCTGATCATAGAAAAAGGCCTGTAAAAGCAGAATGGTTTCTACCTTCCAGACCATAGAGTTAAAGCAGCTGCAATAAACTTGCAGTTATTCCTATACTTTAACCCGTAGTCCGGTTCTTTCATTGGGAACCAGGTAGAAACACTCAGACCATATTACCGAGCATATACGAGTGATGAAATTAGTAAGATTACAATGCCAATATAACAAATATCTTGTGGGAATTCAACAAAAATACGAACAATTAGTACATATTCACTATTTAATATTCGTAATTAGGTAATATAAATCCATAAAAAAACCTCCAGTTTAAAACTGGAGGTTGCAATGATTATGCTGCTTTTTTGGCTTCAGCAGAATGCGATTGGCTGTTATTCTTTATTGCTGCAGCAGCCAAACCGATCAGACCACCTGCGATAGCAGGAACAATCCAGCCTAACCCAACATCATATAAAGGAAGGATCGCACTGAATAGGTCATTGATTGGCGCAAACGTAATGCCTGCTGCATTCAAACCATCAAACAAACTTACCACAAATGTGAAAAGCATGCTTCCCTGGTAAACTTCTTTCTTGCCTTTAAAAATCGGATGCAGGAAAGTAAGAGCCATCAATGCAATGGCCAATGGATAGATTCCCACCAATACAGGTACGGAAATCGCGATAAGCTGGCTTAAGCCAAAGTTGGCAAATACCGCACTGAAAATAGATAAAACAATTACGAACATTTTGTATGAAACTCTTGGCATCAGTTTATTGAAGTATGAAGAACAAGCTGTAATTAAACCGATACTGGTTGTCAAACATGCTCCAAAAACAATGACACTTAAAAGCAGCGCACCAAATGAGCCAAAGTAATGAGAAGATGCACCTGATAGAACAGCACCGCCGTTATCCAATGCTCCAAGACCGCTGACACTTGAAGCCCCAATAAAGGAAAGCGATGTATAAATAACTGCTAATAAACCAGAAGCAATCACACCTGCCTTCGCAATGGATACCATGATATCCTTCTTGGTTACTGCGCCTTTTTCTTTAACAGCATTTACAACGATAATACCGAATACAAATGCTGCCAGTGCATCCATTGTCAAATAGCCTTCCTGGAACCCTTTAAAGAACGCACCATTCATATAGGCTTCAGTCGGAGCCTGGAATGTACCCATTGGATTAAAGAATGCAGCGCCAATTAAAACTGCGATTACAATTAGAAGAATCGGTGTTAAATATTTTCCTACGATATCAACAATCTTTGAAGAATTTAAAGAGAAAAAAGCGGTAATTCCAAAGAAAATAATTGAAAATACGATTAAGCCAACTGATCCGCTTCCTTCTGATAGATATGGCTTAATTCCGATTTCGTATGACACTGTAGCTGTTCTCGGAATGGCAAAAAGCGGTCCAATTGATAAGTATAGGGCCACTGTGAAGGCCAGTCCGAACAATGGATTGACACGGCTCGCCAGTGATTGCAGATCACTTTTTCCCGAGAAGCCCAAAGCCAGTATACCAAGAAGAGGCAAACCTACACCTGTCATGATGAAGCCAGCGTTCGCTGACCACACATTCGTTCCTGCTGATTGCCCAAGCATCGCAGGGAAAATTAAGTTTCCTGCCCCAAAAAATAAGGCAAAGAGCATAAAACCTACTGTCACAATATATGAGAATGGTATTTTGCTTGTCATTTCAATTCCTCCTATTTAATCTGTCCGTCTTAAATGATTCACTTATTTTGTTAAATTTAAATTTTCTGAATAATTATAGCGCTGTAACATTATTATTTTTGTACGCTAGTAATATATTGCATAACTCAAGATAACATATTCAAAATACTTATGCAATATATCGCACAAAAGTTTTTGTCGAATCATGCGATATATTGAATTTTCCAAGATACTTCTATATACTAAATTTATAATCTATTGGAAATAACTATAATTTCACAGATAAATTGCATGAAATGAAAAGGTGGTTACAGCTATGCCGATACCCTCCAATTATTCATCACCTACCCGTGTGTCAGCCAAGGATCGCGCCTTCTCCCAAATCCAGGAATGGATTATTGACGGCACACTCCAGCCGAAAGAAAAATTGAATGATGCCGATCTTGCCAAAGCATTAGGCGTCAGCCGAACCCCCATCAGGGAAGCTCTTCAGCTGCTGAATGTTCAGGGGTTTGTCGAAATGTTTCCCGGAGTTGGAACGCAGGTCACTTCAGTTAATCCTGAAGATATTAGTAAAATCCTGCCCCCATTAGGCGTATTGCAAGCACTTGCTGCAGAATTGGCTGCTCCTGTTATCAGCCAGGAAACGATTAATATACTTAGGGATATTAATCATAAATTCGCTAAAGCTCTAATTGCAGGAGATACCTTCACAGCTTTGAAGCAGGATGAGAAGTTTCATAATATTATTATAGATCTTGCTCAGAACCCTTATATTTCGAATACAGCTTCCATGCTTCAGGCTCATGTCATGCGGCTTTACTACAATAAAACAATTATTTTGAAGGAACGTTCTATAGAAGAACATGAAGATATATTAAAAGCTTTTGAACAAAAAGACAGAGAAAAGGCCGGACACATTGCACGCGTCAACTGGCTTCGGGCAATTGACGAGTACTACTCTGAGGAAAAATGATCAAACGGAAAAAGCAGCCTCCATCGGCTGCTTTTTCTTTTTTTCTAGCTTTTATAGATAATTTCATCGATAATCCCGTATTCCTTTGCTTCTTCGGCAGTCATGAAATAATCGCGGTCCGTGTCCCGCGCCACTTTTTCTGCAGGCTGGCCAGTTCTTTCTGCAATAATTCCATTAATATGCTCCCTCAGTTTTAAGATCCGCTTCGCCGAAATTTCGATTTCGGTTGCCTGGCCGCGAGCACCGCCCAGAGGCTGATGAATCATGATTTCACTGTTCGGCAGACTGTAGCGTTTCCCTTTTTTCCCTGCCAGAAGGAGCATCGCACCAAATGACGCGGCCATTCCTGTGCAAATTGTTCTCACATCAGGCTTTATATATTGAATCGTATCGTAGATGGCAAATCCTGCGGTTGTCGAACCGCCCGGACTATTAATATAAAGGGAGATATCTTTTTCAGGAGATTCTGCTGCAAGAAAAAGCAGCTGGGCAATCACACTATTGGCAACCACATCATTTATTTCTTCTCCTATCATGATAATCCTGTCTTTTAACAGCCGTGAGTAAATATCATATGAACGTTCTCCCTTGCTTGACTGCTCAATAACATATGGTATTGCTGTCACCTGTATCCCTCCAGTTCATTGCGGATCTATGCCGCCATGCAGAGAGTATTAGAAGGAGATGGAACTGGCAGTACAGGCTTCTGGGCATGACTTTCCAGGGATCGCAGGAAAGGTATGGTTTTTACCAGGATGGACGGATCTTCCGCAGCCACTGATTGCTGCAGCAGATGAAAAAGCTTTTCTTCTTCATCATTTGCAAAAGAATCCTCAGTCTCATCTTCAACTGGGAGCTGAAGCTGCTTCCGTGCACGGTTCAGCGAGGACTTCACTGCAAATTCAGTGGTCTGCAGGATATCCGCAATCTCTTTTGTTTTGTATCGAAACCCTTCCTTCAGCGTAAAAATAACAGCCTGCTTTAATGTCAGACGGTTAATGAGATGGCTGATTGCTTCTCCTCCATTGGTGCTGGAATTCTTCTTTTCACTTTCAGGCGACTCTTCCAGCTGTTCCCGCTTTCTGTTTCGAAGAATGTCCATCCAGCAATTATAGGCAATCTTCTTCAAAAGAGCCTGATTGATTTTCTCCGGAGAATAGCTTTTATAAGCGCGGATGATTGCCTCATGGGCAAGATCGTCCCCGTCCCAGCTGTTCTGTGCAAGAAACCGGCTATAACGCTGCAGTGAAGGATAGATATCTGCAATACAGCTTTCCTTCTGCTTTAAGAAATCCCTTGATTCAGCCTGAACTTTCTCTTGCTTCATAAACCTGTTCACTCCTTTAATACATCTCTGCTTCTATAACGGAATAAGAGAACTAAAAGATACGGGGTAATTATAATTTATTATCATTTTATTCTAAGGATAGCTGATATTATCCTGCTCATATACCTTTTTTGATTTCAGTCCAAAAAAAAGCCCCAATCCCATTGGAATTGAGGCTGCAGTTTTATATAATTCGTGACGTAACAATGCCTTCAATTTGATTGATCTGTTCAAGCAGTCCAGGGACCACTTCGCCATTGACTTTATTATCGATATCGATCATGGTATACGCATATTCACCGCGGCTGCGGTTCACCATGTCTGCGATGTTCAGCTGGTAGCTTGAAATGGCAAGCGTGATTTGGCCGACCATATTTGGGATGTTTTTATGAAAAGCAGTGACACGCCGCTTGCCTGTGTAAGGAAGAGCAGCATTTGGGAAGTTCACTGAGTTTTTAACATTGCCTGTTTCAAGGAAGTGTTTCACCTGTCGTGCTGCCATGACAGCGCAGTTTTCCTCAGATTCTTTTGTTGAAGCGCCAAGGTGCGGAATTGCCACAGCGTTTTTCATTTTCAGGACATTTTCATTTGGGAAGTCTGTAATATACTTGCCCACTTTTCCGCTTTCAAGGGCAGCTGCCATATCTGATTCATTCACAAGCTCTCCTCGTGAGAAATTCAAAATGTGAACACCATTTTTCATCATGCTGAATGTAGCTTCATTGAACATTTCTCTTGTATCATCGGTTAATGGAACATGTACAGTGATATAATCGGATTCTGCAAACACCTGCTCAATGGTCATGGCACGCTGGACATTGCGGGACAAGTTCCAGGCAGTGTCAACAGAAATAAATGGATCAAAGCCTACGACATCCATATCAAGTTCAAGTGCATCATTGGCCACAAGTGCCCCGATTGCTCCCAATCCGATGACACCGAGAGTTTTCCCTTTAATTTCTTTTCCGACAAATTGCTTTTTCCCTGCTTCAACAAGCTTTGGAATCTGGTCTCCTTCATCTTTCAGCGTTTTGGTCCAGGCGATGCCGGCAAAAAGATTGCGGGATGACGCCATTAAGGAAGTAAGCACCATTTCTTTCACTGCATTCGCATTGGCACCAGGTGTATTAAAAACAACAATTCCCTGCTCAGTGCATTTCTCCACCGGGATATTATTCACACCCGCGCCTGCACGGGCAATAGCTTTTAATCGATCGCCCAATTCCATTGAATGCATATTAAAGCTGCGAAGGACAATGGCATCCGGATTGCCGCTTTCATTATCGATTGTAAATTGATCCTTGTTAAACACCTCAAGACCGCTTGGCGCAATCGCATTCAACGTTTTAATCGTCTTTACTCTGTCTAAAGTCATGGTACTCACTGGATTCTCCCCTTTTCAACTAACTTTGTCAGATTTTAAAACAGAAAGAGGCAAGGGTAGAATCCCTTACCTCTGCCCAGGCGAACGGCTTCGACACTATGTGCTCCCTCGCGGTGATCCGCGTCTCGCCAGTTACACATAGCCTTTTCGGTTTTTTAAATCTTATCAAAGTCTTCTGAAAACTTCAACCCTTTAAAGCGCTTACATTAATAAAATTAATTTTTATTTTTCTACAGTATATTTTTCTTATTTTGTACACTATGCTTTAAAGTGGAATTGTTTTAATCACGTTATATAAATGAAAAAACATGTTAAACCTATTAAGTATCCTGATGTCTGTGGGTGAAGCAAATGCGTACTTTATTCGGTCTTTTATCACTCTTAGCCGGTACAATCGGCCTGATTGTGTTTCTCGATTATCTTCAAGGCCATTCACTTTTCGAATCCTGGCAAAGCATAAAAATTGTTTTTTCTTCTGCAAAAGGTGAAGATTATTTTCTTTTAGTTACTTTTATTTTGGGGTTATTCCTTTTATTCTGGCTGCATGTAAAAAAGAAAAAATAGTTGCTTTTAAATTTTATGCTCTTTCCATTTACGCCGAATTACAGCCACTATAAGCAATAGGATAGGAATGGCTAGTTGGAAGGCAATATGTAAAGTATACGGAACGATTTTCAGTCCTTCATCCAGATGGCTTTGATAGCTTGGTGCAATGATAATGGAAGAAAGACATATTATTCCCCCGACAAAATAGGATGTAAAAGCATTCGGCTTTAGCTTAAAAAGGTTATTCATTCCGATTACTGCACTATAGAAGAAAACTCCAACTTTAATAAATCCCAGAAAGACAATCAATAGTATGATTAGGGGATCAAGACGCTGAATAAATCCCGCAATTTGAATATAGCCTACTGCAGCCAATGCCGGGAAAGCCGACCGGTCAAGAAGATCGGGCCCAAGAATACAAATTAATGTAATGGTATTAATGGTTAAGTAAAGACCAACAAATCCAATTGCCAAACTTCCAGCCTTCATAATTTTTGTTTCCCGTTTTATTAAAGGAAAGATCATAGAAAATAGGACCAGTTCTCCATAAGGAACTGTCATATTAACCGGAAAAATCTCTTTGATTATAGGCTTCCACCCATTTGCCAGGACAGGTCTTAAATTTTCTGCGTGAATCAAATCACTGATCGCATAGAAGATAATGATCAGGAATAAAGTGACTGAAATGATTGCAAAGCATATAACCCCTGCCTTCGCAAACACTTCAAGGCCTAAATTAACTGCATATATCAACGCGAATACCATACAAATACCCAGCGTAATAATTGATGTCTTTGCATAAGGAGAACTGATCAGCAATTCTTCAATATCACGCAATACTCTTGAGGCTATATAAATGAAATAAATGATGTACATATAACTTATGATGCTTCCCGGGTATTTCCCTAGAATTTTTTTCACATACTCTGTTAATGGTAAAGCCGGATACTGTTTGTAAAGACGGTAATAGACTGCAAATAATAATAGTCCTGTAACCGGCGAAAGAATGGTAACAATCCAGGCATCCTGCTTTGCGCCGCTGCCGAGATCCAAAAAGACAGCAGTGCCAAACATAAATAAGACCATCAGGCAGAACAATTGTATTCCATCGATCTTCTCTTTCGGCATAACCACTTCACTTCCCAAATTATTGTAGTTTATATGGATCTGTCAGCATACCTGAGTTAGATATATTGGCCTCTACATTTACTTCTATTTCTGCATTGCTGAAAATTGTATTCCATTCTTTTTCGTGTTTTTTCCAATACCTTGAATCATCTTTTGATAGCTCTTTACCAAAACCAAATACATCTGCTTCCAATTCCTGTGCCTTGGTAATCGTTTCCCTAATTTGGTTTTCCGCCTCCTTTTCCAACTTCTTTTCAAGCTTTATCAATTCTTCATTATTACTGATTTCCAAATAACATTCTAATTCAGAAATCTTCCCGCTTAACTTTGCATTGACAATTAAAGTCGGTTCCGGTTTTAACTCTGTCTTAATGTCACTCTTTATCCCCTCCGTTGTAATCGTCATATTCTTTTTCCCTTTACAAGTCAGCGGAAATGATGTACTTTCAACGGCAGATGTGATCAAATGGGCTGTCCTTGCGAATTCCCCGTCAAACCAGCCTGCCAGTTGATCTTTCTTAAATATTGCCAAACCGCTTACCTCAACAATTGAAGGCTTAATATTCTGCAGATTGGCAGTTTGATCATCGGATTTTAAGGGATGACTTAATTTTACTCCTGAAAGCATAAGGTTTTGGCCTTCGCCTGATAAAAGGGAAATGGCCCTGTAGATAGGGATTTCTTCTGAAATGGCGTACATTTTTTGATTATTTTCGCTTGTGCTTATGATGCTTTTTGTTGGGTTGGATTCGAGAGGCTCCACTACGCCCAGAACTTCTTCAGCAGTAGAATCTCTTGCAATAAAAACAGGAAATGTGGAACGTGACTCCCCTCTTTCAAACACATCAAATATGAGCCCCATCCCTTCTCTCGCAAAAGCTTCCCCTATGATAATCAGGGAGAGGTGAGTTACCCTGTTCTCCCTTGGAATGATGACAGACGCCATGCGATATGCTTCAATAAACGTTTCAGCTTCTACTGTATAATTAATAACAGGAAGGCTGCCGCCACCAGTTTGTGAAAAGTAGCTCGGATTTATTACTTGATATGTGACCCGATAGCCTGTTTCCCTTTCCTTTGGCAGGTCAATGCCTATTGCAACGATTAAACCAATCTCATTTAACTCTCTATAATTGGAACAGCCAGATAGTAAACCAATAATCAACAGTACTGAAATGATTTTGCTCATTGTAGATCCCTGCTCTTTTAATTGACTTTATTTGATCGATTGGACCCGCTTGGACGTTTCAGTAAAGAAGGGGACCCTATCCGGATTAAACTGTCTTTTAAATCACTGAATCTTACCGGTGAAAATGGAGCAAAATACGGGACTCCTACTGACTTTAGGCTGCACAGGTGCAGAATAATGCATAATGAAACTAGGATAATACCGTAAAAGCCTATAAAAGCAGCTGCAAAAATAACGATAAAACGCAATCCGCGTGCTGTATTCACAATATTGGGGTTTGGCAGTGTGAAGCTGCTGATGGCAGTAGTTGCCACGATAATCACTATTGCAGCTGAAACAAAACCTGCTTCGACTGCCGCCTGACCTAATATAAGCGCTCCTACAATGGAAACAGCTGGACCAATTGCCCTTGGCATTCGAATCCCGGCTTCCCGTAAGACTTCGAAGGCAAGTTCCATCAGCAGTAATTCAACGATAGCCGGAAAAGGAACCTGTTCTCTTTGAGCCATAAGTGTCACCATCAATGTAGTTGGAATTAAACCATGGTGATGCGTAATAAGCGCCAGATAAATGGCCGATGCATACATGTTTACGTAAAATGAGCCAATCCGAATGATTCTTAAAAATGAACTCACCAAGTAGTTGGCATAGTAATCTTCAGGAGAATGAAAAAATTGTATTAATAAAGCAGGCAGAATTAAGGCAAATGGTGTTCCCTGTATGATAATCGCTATTTTGCCTTCTAAAAGGTTAGCGGACACCACATCTGGCCTCTCTGAACTTTGGAATAGGGGAAATATGGTTTTCCTATTGTCCTTTATTACTTCTTCCACATAATTTGTATCGAGGATACTATCTATGTCGATTTTACTAATTCTCATCTTCACTTCCCTGACAATGTCTTTATCTGCTATCCCTTCCATATATAAGATGCCTATATTGGTTTTGGTCACTTTCCCTGCCTTTGTCTGTTCAATTCTTAATTTGTTGTTTTGAATTCTTGAACGGATTAGAGAGATATTCGTTCCTAAATTCTCTGTAAAGCCATCCTTTGGTCCTTTAATCACCGTTTGCGTGGTAGGTTCTGTAATTGACCTAGATTGAATTTTTCTCGTTCCCGCAATAATTGCCTCTGAATGCCCCTCAATCAAAATTACTGTGTCCCCGCCCAGCAGATTATCCACTATTTCCGGCCATTCATTCATTAAATTGATTTTAGACACTGAAATAATTTGAGTAATTTCTTCAGGCAATTTCCCAGAATGTACATATTTCTTTTCATAAATAAAGGCCAGGATTGGATGCAGAACATTGTCATGCAAGCTTTGTTCGTCAACAATCCCCTGGATATGTATGATGGCTGCATTTCCATGCTCAGCTATGGTTAAATTTCGAACAGATAGATCTGAACTGTCGCCAAACTGCTCTTTTAAGTATTGAATATTGAAATGAACACTCTTGCTTACCTTTTTATGCTGGCTATGATGTTTCCTGAACACAGTAAATCTCCTTTGGGAAGATGATATTGTTTTTTAGTGTGCCCGGTACAATTTGGATTATTGCCGATAACATAAAAAAACCTAACCAATCTGGCTAGGTTTACCATCTTAAATTAATCGGAATTCTTTTACTTCCGAATCAGGGGCACATTCATAATCGCCAGAATACTCGACAAGTCCAATCTCGCAATTTTTGCCGATTTTTACATTTTTCCCTCTTACGACAAGAGCTGCTGTGCCTTCGAGTTCGATGTCATCCCCTTCAATTAAATCCGCCTCCAGCTTCAAGGGAAAGATGGATTTGATTAATTTAAATAGGGTTTCTCTATGCTGTACCACCTTAATTTTTCTGCCGCCAATCTCTTTCGCTTTACTGTCTCCAAAAAGCTTAATATCAATCGTCTCTGCATTCAGTAAACCATCTACCGAAAAAGACCCTTCTGCACGGAAAACCTCCGCTTCACAGTCTCCTTCAATCGTTACTTTCCCATTCACAACCATTACTTCGCATTTTACAGAGCCTCCAATCGAGGATTTCCCAGCGACCTCAAGCTTTTGGCTGCTGACAGCTTCAGAAATCCCAGCAGAGCCATTGATAATCAGGGATTCAGCTTTAACAGCTCCATGGATTTTTGCTGCACCACTGATCTTTCCCTTTTCGGTTTTGACGTTTCCATGGATAGTGCCCGTACCGTTACAATGGAATCTCTCGCATTCAATATCACTGTTTACAGTTCCCTTGCCATTTAATTCAACCTTTTCAAATGAACCTCCATTAGACGATCCAACTCCATTAATAATTAAGTTCCCTAGCGTTTTCATATTCACAGCAAATTTTCCCCCTATGCCAATTTGGATTTTAATTCCTCTGCACAATGCTCTATCGATAAAGTGGCTGCCACTTTTGTTCCTTTTTCAAGCAGGACTTGCTCCCCGTTAACCGAAACCAGGCAGCTGGACATTCCAAGTTTGCGAATAAAGCAGATAACAGCTTTTGGCTGCTGCAGGATACTTTGATGATCGTTCAATAACTGAAGGAGCATTTTCCCTTCCTCTATATGGATATCTCCCGATTCAAGCAGGATGGAAAGTATATAAAGCTTCAAAATCTCATGGTAATTGTATTCCTTAAGCTCCCCCTGTGTTTCGAGAAAGATATTCATAACCGGTTCAGAAGCTATCCCTTTAGCAATCAGACTTTCCTTTGTCAGCTTCAGATGTGAAGCATTAAGAGAAAACACATCTGCCAGCTCATCCAGCGAAAGGCTATCCTTCATCTTTTGTATTTTATCGACCCGCTCCAGAATTTTCTCTTTTGGGAAAAAAGTCTCCTGTCCTGTAAAAGTTGATTTTCTGACAAACCAATCCTCCGGTATCAGGCTTTTCCTTTTCCACCGATAAAGCTGCCCATAAGAAATACCCGTTAAATCCAGGACTTCTTTTTTTGAAATTAATTCATCGCTCAATTCCAGGACTCCTTTCTGGTGGTACCATTGTAACATAACACTGTTACGTTAAGAATATTATTTTATTCATTTTTTCCTGAGTTTTTTCGACAAAATCCTGGTTTTGCACCATAAAATCAATCCTGGATGCACTCC includes:
- a CDS encoding polymer-forming cytoskeletal protein encodes the protein MKTLGNLIINGVGSSNGGSFEKVELNGKGTVNSDIECERFHCNGTGTIHGNVKTEKGKISGAAKIHGAVKAESLIINGSAGISEAVSSQKLEVAGKSSIGGSVKCEVMVVNGKVTIEGDCEAEVFRAEGSFSVDGLLNAETIDIKLFGDSKAKEIGGRKIKVVQHRETLFKLIKSIFPLKLEADLIEGDDIELEGTAALVVRGKNVKIGKNCEIGLVEYSGDYECAPDSEVKEFRLI
- a CDS encoding YhbD family protein codes for the protein MSDELISKKEVLDLTGISYGQLYRWKRKSLIPEDWFVRKSTFTGQETFFPKEKILERVDKIQKMKDSLSLDELADVFSLNASHLKLTKESLIAKGIASEPVMNIFLETQGELKEYNYHEILKLYILSILLESGDIHIEEGKMLLQLLNDHQSILQQPKAVICFIRKLGMSSCLVSVNGEQVLLEKGTKVAATLSIEHCAEELKSKLA